A window of the Mucilaginibacter sp. cycad4 genome harbors these coding sequences:
- a CDS encoding MG2 domain-containing protein, with protein MENGYSQFRKRRTLITIVTTIALALLIVYLVAHGHKKAIVDPAFSKYIESYTTGVISKQSPIRIRLASDVQVTHQQNEEITEDLFNFSPAIKGKAIWTDARTIEFRPDEKLDPGKNYTADFKLGKLIEVSDHFEHFKFNFQVIQPDFTVSFIGMQTANNTSNTEMKLTGDVQTADAEDPSAVDKLLMPNYTSPVKINWEHDAAHKNHHFTITGLTRIAGKANPLAINWDGSSIGVDKKGSQNFEVPAIGDFKVLNIRAVQDNDQYVEVQFSDNILVGQELNGLITINNIADPAYSIDGSLVKVYAPDRLQGDYTVSVNEGIKNTLLKRITKGYTANLFFENRLPAVTIPGKGVILPDSGRIMMPFEAINLNAVDVTIIKIYENNVPQYFQSNGFDGSTELRQVGKPIVQKTIRLDTDKGLNLHKKNRFMLDLDQMIRTEPGAIYRVVIGFRRSYSLFNCKIYSGKVQKDNGDSDEGEYYGGEYSDNSSKVSDEDDDFWKRYDNYYPEGYNWQERDDACTDSYYSKQRWATRNIISSNIGLIAKRGNDNSMLIAVTDILNAQPMNNVDLELLDYQKQVIYKTTSDGDGLAKFDLKRKPYLLVAKKGVQRGYLKLDDGSSLPLSRFNVGGEEVQNGLKGFIYGERGVWRPGDSIYTSFILEDKLKTLPADHPVEFELYDPSDKLYRRITRTKSLDGFYSFHTATETSSPTGNWTAKVKVGGATFEKKIKVETIMPNRLKLSLSFGGAAELTKGNNANGKLSAQWLFGGAAQNLKAKVDAYLSAQNTSFKKYKDYVFDDPTLAFNTQVQTVFDGKLSETGTADVDANVNVEKQAPGQLRANFLVKVFEPGGNFSINQVSMPYNVYPGYVGIKTPEGSDLSGMLVTDKDHLVDIADVDVNGNALPGSRDVQVELYKVQWRWWWDQTGNEMSNFTQDKYNKLIKTETVKLTNGAGKWKLHINKADWGRYLIKIKDEQTGHSTGKIIYVDWPNWSERLQSTNPTEAAMLSFTSDKPAYKVGDEATLTIPTGEAGRALISFENGSKVLKTTWIDTKKGQTRYTFTVDGTMAPNVFVNVTLLQKHSQTVNDLPIRMYGAIPLQVENPETILKPIISMPDKIRPETQSAITVSEASGKEMTYTIAIVDEGLLDITNYKIPDPHDTFYAHEALGVKTWDLFDYVIGAFGGGLERILSIGGDGNLGNNKNVSVNRFKPVVKFLGPFHLNAGEKQTQRFILPQYVGSVKAMVVAGHNGAYGIAEKAVAVKKPLMILATLPRVLGPSESIQLPVTVFAMENNIKTVSVQVQSNAFSNLGGNNQKTLTFDKPGDQMVTFDLNVKDFVGVGKVKIIAKSGSETAAYDVDLNVRNPNPPVTRIIQKELAPGEVWNTDYQPVGINGTNKATLEVAYIPPLNLSKRLDYLIEYPHGCVEQTTSSAFPQLYLNQLLDLSPKQRAETDRNIKATINRLNGFQVQGGGLSYWPYGGEADEWGTNYAGHFMLTAQAKGFSMPIGFIDRWKKYQKEKALSWAPRKQPYYYEDDLTQAYRLYLLALARSPEMGAMNRLREFALLSDAAAWRLAAAYKLAGQPEVGLKMIAKLSTTVKPYNSLYGTYGSGLRDEAMILETLTLLGQKQKAAGLVHTVAARLSQDDWYSTQTTAYSLIALAQFYGQNKPAGKLEFNYAAGTAKATISTASYLWQGALAGNGGKVYLRNNSNNKLYIRLIQKGQPSSGQDTQSIINPDVLQMRVGYFSLKGKPIDPSSLKQGTDFVAQVNIKNPGKRGRYDNLALTQIFPSGWEILNTRLLGDEAFKSSPSDYRDIRDDRVNTYFSLYEGQESTYYVMLNAAYTGKYYLPAVYCEAMYNNQISSLLKGQWVEVVK; from the coding sequence AGCAAGTATATCGAGTCGTATACCACTGGTGTTATTTCCAAACAGAGCCCCATTCGTATCAGGCTGGCCAGTGATGTGCAGGTAACACACCAGCAAAATGAGGAAATAACCGAGGATCTTTTCAACTTTTCGCCAGCCATAAAGGGAAAGGCTATCTGGACGGATGCGCGTACCATCGAGTTCAGGCCCGATGAGAAGCTCGACCCAGGTAAAAACTATACTGCCGATTTTAAACTGGGCAAGCTTATTGAAGTGTCGGATCATTTTGAGCATTTTAAATTTAATTTCCAGGTTATTCAGCCCGACTTTACGGTTTCATTCATCGGTATGCAAACCGCCAACAATACTTCAAACACCGAAATGAAACTCACCGGCGATGTACAAACAGCCGATGCCGAAGATCCATCGGCTGTTGATAAGCTCCTTATGCCCAACTATACATCTCCGGTAAAAATAAACTGGGAGCATGATGCCGCCCACAAAAACCACCATTTTACCATAACCGGCTTAACCCGTATTGCCGGCAAGGCCAATCCGCTTGCCATTAACTGGGATGGCAGCAGCATAGGCGTGGATAAAAAAGGCAGCCAGAATTTTGAAGTGCCCGCCATTGGTGATTTTAAAGTACTGAACATCCGCGCCGTGCAGGATAACGACCAATACGTTGAGGTACAATTTTCGGACAATATTTTGGTTGGCCAGGAGCTTAACGGGCTTATCACAATCAACAATATAGCTGATCCTGCTTACAGTATCGACGGTAGCCTGGTCAAAGTATATGCTCCGGACCGTTTACAGGGAGATTACACCGTATCTGTGAACGAAGGCATTAAAAACACGCTCCTGAAAAGGATCACGAAGGGCTATACCGCCAATTTATTCTTTGAAAACCGCTTACCTGCCGTTACTATCCCCGGCAAGGGTGTGATCCTCCCCGACTCGGGCCGTATTATGATGCCTTTCGAAGCGATTAACCTGAACGCAGTAGATGTTACCATCATTAAGATCTACGAAAACAATGTACCTCAATACTTTCAAAGCAATGGTTTTGACGGCAGTACTGAATTAAGGCAGGTTGGTAAGCCTATAGTTCAAAAAACAATCCGCCTGGATACTGATAAAGGTCTTAACCTGCACAAAAAAAACCGCTTTATGCTTGATCTTGACCAGATGATCCGAACTGAACCCGGCGCTATCTATCGCGTGGTGATCGGTTTCAGGCGGTCGTACTCACTGTTTAACTGTAAAATATATAGCGGTAAAGTTCAAAAGGATAACGGCGATAGTGACGAAGGCGAATACTACGGCGGCGAATACAGCGACAATTCATCAAAAGTAAGCGACGAGGACGACGACTTCTGGAAACGCTATGATAATTACTATCCCGAAGGCTACAACTGGCAGGAACGCGACGATGCGTGCACAGATTCGTACTATAGTAAACAACGCTGGGCTACCCGAAACATCATATCCTCAAACATTGGCCTTATTGCCAAACGCGGCAATGATAACAGCATGTTAATAGCTGTTACAGATATCCTGAACGCCCAGCCGATGAATAACGTGGATTTGGAACTGCTTGACTACCAAAAACAGGTAATTTACAAAACAACCAGCGACGGCGATGGGCTTGCCAAATTCGACCTGAAACGCAAACCGTACCTGCTGGTAGCCAAAAAAGGCGTACAGCGTGGTTACTTAAAGCTGGATGACGGTAGCTCTTTACCTCTGTCAAGATTTAACGTTGGCGGCGAAGAGGTACAGAACGGACTCAAAGGATTTATTTATGGCGAACGCGGCGTCTGGCGTCCCGGTGATTCCATTTATACCTCATTTATTCTGGAGGATAAACTGAAAACCCTTCCGGCTGATCACCCGGTTGAATTTGAATTGTACGACCCAAGCGATAAGCTTTACAGGCGCATTACCCGAACAAAAAGTTTGGATGGATTTTACAGTTTCCATACGGCAACAGAAACCTCGTCCCCTACCGGTAACTGGACAGCTAAGGTTAAAGTTGGAGGTGCTACTTTTGAGAAAAAGATAAAGGTTGAAACTATAATGCCTAACAGGCTTAAGCTTAGCCTGTCCTTCGGCGGAGCCGCTGAATTGACCAAAGGGAACAATGCCAATGGTAAATTAAGTGCCCAATGGCTTTTTGGCGGTGCGGCTCAAAACTTAAAAGCCAAGGTTGATGCTTATTTATCGGCACAAAATACCAGCTTCAAGAAATATAAGGATTATGTATTTGATGATCCTACACTGGCCTTTAATACGCAGGTTCAAACCGTTTTTGATGGCAAGCTGAGCGAAACAGGCACAGCTGATGTTGATGCCAATGTAAATGTAGAAAAACAGGCCCCCGGGCAACTTCGCGCAAACTTTTTAGTTAAAGTATTTGAGCCGGGCGGTAATTTCAGCATCAACCAGGTGAGCATGCCTTATAACGTTTACCCAGGCTATGTGGGGATTAAAACACCTGAAGGCAGTGACCTGTCGGGTATGTTGGTTACTGACAAAGATCATTTGGTTGATATTGCCGATGTGGATGTGAATGGAAACGCCCTTCCGGGCAGCCGCGATGTGCAGGTTGAACTGTACAAAGTACAATGGCGCTGGTGGTGGGATCAAACCGGCAACGAAATGAGCAACTTTACGCAGGATAAATACAACAAGCTCATTAAAACCGAAACTGTAAAGTTGACTAATGGCGCGGGCAAATGGAAACTGCATATCAACAAAGCCGACTGGGGCCGGTACCTCATTAAAATTAAAGATGAGCAAACCGGTCACTCAACCGGTAAGATCATTTATGTCGATTGGCCAAACTGGTCGGAACGGCTGCAATCAACCAACCCTACCGAGGCTGCGATGTTATCTTTCACTTCAGATAAACCTGCTTATAAAGTTGGCGATGAGGCTACTTTGACCATTCCAACAGGCGAGGCAGGTCGGGCGTTGATTAGTTTTGAAAACGGCAGCAAGGTTTTAAAAACAACCTGGATAGATACAAAAAAAGGACAAACCCGATATACATTTACTGTTGACGGAACAATGGCACCCAACGTTTTCGTGAACGTTACCCTGCTTCAAAAACATTCGCAAACGGTTAACGACCTGCCCATCCGCATGTATGGTGCTATTCCGCTACAGGTTGAAAATCCTGAAACGATATTGAAGCCGATCATCAGCATGCCTGATAAGATCAGACCTGAGACACAATCGGCCATTACCGTATCCGAGGCATCGGGCAAGGAAATGACCTATACCATTGCCATTGTTGATGAAGGCCTGCTGGATATCACCAATTACAAGATACCTGATCCGCATGATACCTTTTATGCCCATGAGGCTTTAGGCGTAAAAACCTGGGACCTGTTCGACTATGTGATAGGCGCGTTTGGCGGCGGGCTGGAGCGGATTTTAAGCATCGGCGGTGACGGGAACCTCGGTAATAACAAAAACGTATCTGTAAATCGTTTTAAACCCGTTGTAAAATTCCTTGGGCCTTTCCATCTTAACGCTGGCGAAAAGCAAACACAGCGCTTTATATTGCCGCAATACGTAGGTTCTGTTAAAGCCATGGTAGTAGCGGGCCACAACGGCGCTTATGGCATTGCTGAAAAGGCCGTGGCGGTTAAAAAGCCATTGATGATCCTGGCTACCCTGCCACGCGTGCTCGGCCCGTCCGAAAGCATCCAGCTGCCGGTCACCGTATTTGCGATGGAAAACAATATCAAAACCGTAAGCGTACAGGTACAAAGCAATGCTTTCAGCAACCTCGGTGGCAACAACCAAAAAACGCTGACTTTTGACAAACCCGGCGACCAGATGGTAACCTTTGATTTGAACGTCAAGGATTTTGTCGGCGTAGGTAAAGTAAAAATAATTGCCAAAAGTGGTTCGGAAACAGCTGCTTATGATGTTGATCTTAACGTCCGCAACCCTAACCCGCCTGTTACCCGCATTATTCAGAAAGAGCTTGCGCCTGGCGAAGTATGGAATACGGATTATCAGCCGGTTGGCATCAACGGCACTAATAAAGCCACGCTTGAAGTAGCTTACATCCCGCCGCTGAACCTTTCAAAACGTTTGGATTACCTGATCGAATATCCGCATGGCTGTGTGGAACAAACTACATCATCGGCGTTCCCACAGTTATACCTGAACCAGTTACTTGACCTTTCACCAAAACAAAGGGCTGAAACTGACCGGAATATTAAAGCCACCATTAACAGGCTCAATGGCTTCCAGGTACAGGGCGGCGGCTTAAGCTACTGGCCTTACGGCGGCGAAGCCGACGAATGGGGAACCAATTACGCCGGGCATTTCATGTTAACAGCCCAGGCAAAAGGCTTCAGCATGCCGATAGGCTTTATTGACCGCTGGAAGAAATATCAGAAAGAAAAGGCCCTAAGCTGGGCTCCACGCAAGCAGCCATACTATTACGAAGACGACCTTACCCAGGCCTATCGTTTATACCTGCTGGCCCTCGCCCGCTCACCCGAAATGGGCGCTATGAACCGCCTGCGTGAATTTGCACTATTGAGTGACGCCGCAGCCTGGCGCCTTGCTGCCGCCTATAAGCTTGCCGGGCAGCCTGAAGTTGGCCTAAAGATGATAGCTAAATTATCAACCACTGTTAAACCATATAACAGCCTATACGGCACTTATGGGTCCGGTTTAAGGGATGAAGCTATGATACTGGAAACCCTTACCCTGCTGGGCCAAAAACAAAAAGCAGCAGGGCTGGTACATACAGTTGCCGCACGTTTATCACAGGACGATTGGTACAGCACTCAAACTACGGCATACTCGCTGATAGCATTGGCGCAATTCTATGGTCAAAACAAACCTGCCGGTAAACTTGAATTTAACTATGCAGCAGGCACTGCCAAAGCTACCATCAGCACTGCTTCGTATTTATGGCAGGGAGCGCTGGCGGGCAACGGCGGTAAAGTTTATCTCAGGAACAACAGTAACAATAAACTGTACATTAGGCTGATACAAAAAGGACAGCCATCTTCAGGGCAGGATACCCAATCAATCATCAATCCGGATGTATTGCAGATGCGTGTCGGCTATTTCTCTCTTAAAGGTAAACCGATAGATCCATCCTCGTTAAAACAGGGGACTGATTTTGTAGCCCAGGTAAATATCAAAAATCCGGGAAAACGCGGCAGATACGATAACCTCGCCCTTACCCAGATCTTCCCTTCGGGTTGGGAAATATTAAACACGCGCCTGCTGGGTGATGAAGCATTTAAATCCTCTCCCTCTGATTACCGTGATATCCGTGATGACAGAGTGAACACATATTTCAGTTTGTATGAAGGGCAGGAATCAACCTATTATGTAATGCTTAATGCAGCATACACCGGTAAATACTACTTACCGGCTGTTTATTGCGAGGCGATGTATAATAACCAGATCAGCAGCTTATTGAAAGGACAATGGGTTGAGGTGGTGAAGTAA
- a CDS encoding glycoside hydrolase family 3 N-terminal domain-containing protein has translation MKKLYLTVMGLALLNGLSYTVLAQKKPVAMGTIDKKVDALIAQMTLEEKVGQMTEVTSDVVSKTGAGAHELDPDKLKEAIMKYHVGSILNVTGTAYERSHWYDVISQIQKAADHDRLKIPVIYGIDAIHGVTYTVGSTLFPQEIALAATFNKSLAHKMGEITAYETRASYIPWNYSPVLDLGRSALWPRIYETLGEDPYVVKTMGAEIIKGYQGNDVGDKYHVAACMKHYLGYSFPLSGKDRTPSWIPDRYMREYFLPSFAEAVKAGAKTLMINSGEINGVPVHASKYLLTDVLRGELHFEGIAVTDWRDIQYLHDRHHVAATQKDAVMIAVNAGVDMSMVPYDYTFYTYLIELVKEGKVSMARVNEAVHRILKVKYELGLFEHPVGNPDDYPKFGSDEFRQASVQAANEAITLLKNNNHVLPLKKDLKVLVTGPTANTMRSLDGGWSYTWQGDLSDKFAAGKNTILEAIQQKIGKDNVTYETGASFDSLQNVDETVKAAKNADAIVLCLGELSYTENVGNIDDLNLPAAQTQLALELAKTGKPVILVLAEGRPRIVTDAESKSAATIMAYLSGNEGGDAIAGVLFGDVNPSGKLSVTYPRYPNALVNYYRKNLENGNPDDKHGYNPLYEFGYGLSYTTFSYSSLHISKPELKDNETLTISVDVKNTGQLEGKESVLLYISQLYASIAPDTKRLRAFDKISLKPGETKTVTFKITPKDLAFVNDVSKTVTEAGEFKIQLGDQVQSFNYVSSKDQPSRTGRL, from the coding sequence ATGAAAAAACTTTACCTTACTGTAATGGGACTTGCTTTACTCAATGGGTTAAGCTACACAGTGCTGGCTCAAAAGAAGCCGGTTGCCATGGGGACTATCGATAAAAAAGTTGACGCCCTTATAGCTCAAATGACCCTTGAGGAAAAGGTTGGGCAGATGACTGAAGTAACATCCGATGTGGTTTCAAAAACAGGTGCGGGTGCTCATGAGCTTGACCCTGATAAACTGAAAGAGGCTATCATGAAATATCACGTAGGCTCAATATTGAATGTTACCGGCACTGCATATGAGCGCAGCCATTGGTATGATGTGATCTCTCAGATTCAGAAAGCGGCCGACCATGACCGTTTAAAAATCCCGGTTATTTATGGTATCGATGCTATTCATGGCGTTACCTATACAGTTGGCAGCACTTTATTTCCACAGGAAATAGCTCTTGCAGCGACGTTTAATAAAAGCCTGGCGCATAAAATGGGGGAGATCACCGCTTATGAAACCCGTGCAAGCTATATCCCCTGGAATTATTCGCCGGTGCTGGATCTGGGCCGGTCGGCTTTATGGCCGCGGATTTATGAAACCCTTGGCGAAGACCCTTACGTGGTAAAAACCATGGGTGCCGAAATTATAAAGGGCTACCAGGGTAATGACGTGGGCGATAAATACCATGTTGCCGCCTGTATGAAACATTATCTTGGCTACAGTTTCCCGCTAAGCGGAAAAGACCGTACCCCTTCGTGGATCCCTGACCGTTATATGCGCGAATATTTTTTGCCTTCGTTTGCCGAAGCTGTTAAAGCAGGAGCGAAGACGCTGATGATCAACTCGGGCGAAATTAACGGTGTTCCTGTTCATGCAAGTAAATATTTGTTAACCGATGTGCTAAGGGGAGAACTGCATTTCGAAGGTATTGCTGTAACCGATTGGCGCGATATCCAATACCTGCATGATCGCCACCACGTAGCGGCCACTCAAAAGGATGCCGTAATGATAGCTGTAAATGCAGGTGTAGATATGAGTATGGTACCTTATGATTACACCTTTTATACCTACCTCATTGAGCTGGTGAAGGAAGGAAAAGTATCAATGGCCCGCGTTAATGAGGCAGTTCACCGTATTTTAAAGGTTAAATACGAGCTTGGTTTATTTGAACACCCGGTTGGTAACCCTGATGATTATCCTAAATTCGGATCGGATGAGTTTAGGCAGGCCAGTGTGCAGGCGGCTAATGAGGCCATTACGCTATTAAAGAATAATAACCATGTGCTTCCTCTTAAAAAGGATCTGAAAGTACTGGTAACCGGTCCTACTGCAAATACCATGCGCTCGTTGGATGGTGGCTGGAGCTACACCTGGCAGGGTGACTTATCGGATAAGTTTGCGGCCGGCAAAAACACCATACTGGAAGCTATCCAACAAAAAATAGGGAAGGATAACGTAACTTATGAAACCGGTGCATCTTTCGACAGCCTGCAAAACGTAGATGAAACTGTTAAGGCCGCTAAGAACGCTGATGCTATTGTGCTTTGCCTCGGCGAACTTTCTTACACTGAAAACGTAGGCAATATTGATGATTTGAACCTTCCTGCAGCACAAACCCAGCTGGCGTTGGAATTGGCTAAAACCGGCAAACCGGTGATCCTGGTATTAGCCGAAGGCCGCCCGCGTATTGTTACCGATGCTGAAAGTAAATCCGCTGCTACTATTATGGCTTATCTTTCGGGAAACGAGGGTGGGGATGCTATTGCCGGTGTTTTGTTTGGCGATGTGAACCCATCGGGTAAGTTATCCGTTACTTATCCCCGTTACCCCAATGCGCTTGTAAATTATTACCGCAAAAACTTGGAGAACGGCAATCCTGATGATAAGCATGGATATAATCCTTTATATGAATTTGGTTATGGTCTCAGCTACACTACATTCAGCTACAGCAGCCTGCATATCAGCAAGCCTGAGCTTAAGGATAATGAAACGCTGACAATATCTGTAGATGTCAAAAATACCGGTCAGTTGGAAGGTAAGGAATCTGTGTTGCTTTACATTAGCCAGCTTTACGCCAGTATTGCACCGGATACCAAACGCCTGCGTGCTTTTGATAAGATCAGCCTGAAACCCGGCGAGACCAAAACAGTTACTTTTAAAATAACTCCTAAAGATCTGGCCTTTGTGAACGATGTAAGCAAAACGGTTACCGAAGCAGGTGAGTTCAAGATCCAACTGGGCGATCAGGTGCAGAGTTTTAACTATGTGTCAAGTAAAGATCAACCTTCAAGAACAGGTAGGTTGTAA
- a CDS encoding glycoside hydrolase family 9 protein encodes MKKYLLKSFYKFLFGLLLIGGNASAQTDTTSRLIRLNQIGFYPGAVKKAIVLSDRGGNFFIQTIQKQTVFTGKLKPSLKPNFAGHTVQLADFSMFGKPGRYVLYVPSAGYSYSFEIKASVHKAVAAAAIKAYYFMRSGTPLPEKYAGKWHRAEGHPDTVVLIHPSAENEGRKTGSVISSPRGWYDAGDYNKYIVNSGITTSTLLSLYEDFPAYMKTIKLNIPESGNKVPDVLDEVLWNLHWMLTMQDPADGGVYHKLTNAAFDKFEMPDKDPSPRYVVQKGTAATLDFAAVMAQASRIFKQYPKELPGLADSCLNAAQKAWNWAVKNPEVAYRQDEMNKKFEPKVTTGGYGDNNFNDEFIWAASELVVTTGDVDYLKNINLLPDGSMPIPTWSQVRLLGYYTLIKNNITEKTVSAMPEIRRRLISTADDMISGVDSNAYQTVMTKSARHFGWGSTSEAANEGILLIQAYKLSHNKKYLDCALANLDYLLGRNGTGYSFVTGYGTKTPMHPHHRPSAADGVVDPVPGLLVGGSNPGMQDGVRVPSKVPDEAYIDDERAYAANEIAINWNAPLAYLANAIEALQHELAIDEKHRSTK; translated from the coding sequence ATGAAAAAGTACCTTCTTAAGTCATTTTACAAATTTCTATTCGGGCTGCTGCTGATAGGAGGCAATGCTTCTGCTCAAACCGATACAACTTCAAGGCTTATCCGCCTCAATCAAATAGGCTTTTACCCCGGCGCTGTTAAAAAGGCCATTGTTTTAAGTGACAGAGGGGGTAACTTTTTTATCCAAACCATTCAAAAGCAAACAGTATTTACCGGTAAGCTAAAACCATCGCTTAAACCAAACTTTGCCGGGCACACTGTTCAACTGGCCGACTTTAGTATGTTTGGAAAACCCGGAAGATATGTGCTTTATGTCCCATCTGCAGGCTATTCTTATTCCTTTGAAATTAAAGCCTCGGTTCATAAAGCGGTAGCTGCCGCTGCCATCAAGGCCTATTATTTTATGCGCTCGGGTACACCGCTACCCGAAAAGTATGCCGGCAAATGGCACAGGGCCGAAGGGCATCCTGATACTGTTGTGCTGATCCATCCATCTGCCGAAAATGAGGGACGAAAGACAGGCTCAGTGATATCATCGCCGCGTGGCTGGTATGATGCCGGCGATTATAACAAGTATATTGTGAACAGTGGTATTACTACAAGCACGTTGCTTTCTTTATACGAGGATTTTCCCGCCTACATGAAAACAATTAAGCTTAATATCCCCGAAAGCGGCAACAAGGTGCCGGATGTTTTGGATGAGGTGCTTTGGAACCTGCACTGGATGCTTACCATGCAGGATCCCGCCGATGGCGGTGTATATCATAAGCTTACCAATGCTGCTTTTGATAAGTTTGAAATGCCCGATAAAGATCCGTCACCACGTTATGTGGTACAAAAAGGCACTGCGGCCACGCTTGATTTTGCCGCTGTTATGGCACAGGCTTCACGGATCTTCAAACAATATCCTAAAGAGTTACCAGGCTTAGCCGATTCATGTTTGAATGCTGCGCAGAAAGCCTGGAACTGGGCTGTTAAAAATCCGGAAGTAGCCTATCGTCAGGATGAGATGAATAAAAAGTTTGAGCCGAAGGTCACTACTGGCGGCTATGGCGATAATAACTTTAACGATGAGTTTATCTGGGCGGCCTCTGAACTGGTAGTCACTACCGGCGATGTGGACTATCTTAAAAATATTAATCTTTTGCCTGATGGTTCGATGCCGATACCTACGTGGTCGCAGGTTAGGTTGCTGGGGTATTATACACTGATTAAAAATAATATAACAGAGAAAACAGTATCTGCGATGCCGGAAATTAGGAGAAGGCTGATTAGTACAGCTGATGATATGATCAGCGGGGTTGATTCAAATGCCTATCAAACGGTGATGACTAAATCCGCCAGGCATTTTGGCTGGGGCAGCACATCCGAGGCTGCAAACGAAGGCATCCTGCTTATCCAGGCTTACAAATTATCGCACAATAAAAAATACCTGGATTGTGCTTTAGCAAATCTTGACTACCTGCTTGGCCGTAACGGTACAGGTTATTCTTTTGTGACAGGGTATGGTACTAAAACACCAATGCACCCGCACCACAGGCCTTCTGCAGCTGATGGCGTGGTTGATCCGGTACCGGGCCTGCTCGTAGGCGGCTCCAATCCCGGTATGCAGGATGGTGTCAGGGTGCCATCAAAAGTGCCCGATGAGGCTTATATTGATGATGAACGTGCCTATGCAGCCAATGAAATAGCTATAAACTGGAATGCTCCGCTGGCTTATCTCGCTAACGCGATAGAGGCTTTACAACACGAGTTAGCTATTGATGAAAAACATAGATCAACTAAATAA
- a CDS encoding porin family protein produces MKKLILLSLSIFLLSVGVSKAQVIPSFSFGLKGGLNYSTFPSNGVFNNDNKAGYQAGAWARIGGLGLIFQPELYYTNKSVTVNNGGVSNKQSFKSFDVPLLVGAKVGALGLGGRFYGGPVLSFTTGRDRDAFNDATALRYKDANYAIQVGAGVDISSLSIDLRYEGGLNKIAYGNDNSHTRVSLFSLAVAYKLFSL; encoded by the coding sequence ATGAAAAAATTAATTTTACTCTCCTTATCTATTTTTTTACTGTCAGTCGGCGTTTCAAAGGCCCAGGTAATCCCGAGCTTTTCTTTCGGCCTTAAAGGCGGTTTAAACTATTCAACATTTCCCTCAAACGGCGTTTTTAACAACGATAATAAAGCGGGTTACCAGGCCGGTGCATGGGCACGGATAGGCGGCCTGGGCTTAATTTTTCAACCCGAACTTTATTATACAAATAAAAGCGTAACTGTTAATAATGGAGGTGTTTCAAATAAACAAAGCTTTAAAAGTTTTGATGTTCCATTGCTTGTAGGAGCTAAAGTTGGCGCCTTAGGTTTAGGTGGAAGGTTTTATGGTGGGCCGGTTCTTTCATTTACCACCGGAAGAGATAGGGATGCATTTAACGACGCAACAGCTTTAAGGTATAAAGATGCGAACTACGCTATACAGGTAGGGGCAGGTGTTGATATCAGCAGCCTGTCTATCGATCTTCGTTACGAAGGTGGTTTAAATAAAATAGCTTATGGCAATGATAACTCACACACACGCGTTAGCTTGTTCAGCCTTGCTGTAGCTTATAAATTGTTCTCATTATAA